Genomic DNA from Leptotrichia wadei:
TGCTGCATCTGTAATATTTGCGGCAGGACCGAAAGTTCCTTATACTCACGAAGGATTTTATTCAACAGATAAAGTTCAGAAGGCTGTTCATTTTGTATCTGTTGACGACATTAAGAAAAGTTTGGAAGGGAAAGGACCAATTAATGTAAGCTTTGATATTGACGATACATTGCTGCATTCAAGCGGTTACTTTAATTATGGGCAATATCATTTCCAAATTCCAGGAGATAAAAGAGGAGCGGTAAGTTATCTGTATAATCAGAAATTTTGGGATTATGTGGCTGAGAATGGAGATGAACACTCAATTCCAAAACAATCTGCAAAAGATTTAATTAAAATGCATTTGGAAAGAGGAGATAACGTATTTTTCATCACAGGAAGAACAAAACATTCAAAAGATAAAAACTATACTTCAACAAAATTGTCAAAAACATTGCAAAGATATTTTGACTTACCAAAGGAAGTTTACGTAGAATATACAGCCGATACTCCAACAGGTGGCTACAAATACGATAAATCATTCTACATTAAAAAACATAATGTTTCAATCCATTATGGTGATAGTGACGATGATATTTTAGCTGCAAGAGAAGTAGGAATACGTGGAATAAGAGTTCAAAGAGCTTACAATTCTACAAATCCGCAAAAGATGAATGGTGGTTATGGAGAAGAAGTTTTGATAAATTCAGCATGGTAAAACTAAAAAAGTAAAAATTCATATTTTCTCATTTTTCTTTAATAAATATGTGATATTATTTAATTAGAAAAGAAAGAAAGAAATCAGAAAAGAGGTATTTAAAATGAAAAAGATGTCTATTTTAATTGGAATTTTTACAGTATTTTTACTAAATTGTTTTGTTTTAAGTGCATATTCAAAAAAACAAAATGTCTATAATTTAAATGGAACGTCATGGGAATTGGCACAAGTTAGCCGAAAAGGGAAAAATGTTGTAATTCCGAAAGAAGCTAAGATTACAATTAATTTTTTAGAAAATGAAATTAATGGATTTTCAGGGATAAATAATTATTCTGGAGATTATACGGTAAAAAATAATTTCACTTTATCAGCTGATGTAGCTACAACTTTAATGGCAGGGCCAGAAAATTTGATGAATATCGAACAAAATTTTCTTGATATTTTACAATCTTTTCCAAAAATAAGTTATAATACTAGTACTTTGACTCTGAGTAATAAGAAGGAAGTTTGGACTTTTAAAGTTTTGACATTAAATAAAAAGTTGAAAAATACAAGTTGGAAACTTTTGAATATGGATGGAAAAGATATTAGCAAATTGATTTCAAAAAATGACAATAATATTACACTTTCTTTTAATGAAAATGGAATAAATGGTAATTCAGGAATAAATAACTATTTTGGAAAATATGAAATAGTTAATAACAATATTAAGGTTAGTCCTCTTGGTTCAACAGAAATGGCAGGACCAGAAAATTTAATGAAAATTGAAAGAGAATTTTTAAAACTTTTAGAAAATTCTAAAAAAATTAAATTATCTAATCAAAAAACTTTAGTCTTAACAACAGATAAAGGTAAAACTTTGATATTTGAAAAAATTTACCAATAGAAATATAGATGGAGCAATCATATTTTTAAATAGATTTATTAAATATAAATTTTGAATTATAATCAGATAATTATTCTTCAACAAGGGGGTCTTGCCCCCTTTTTATAAATTATGAATTAATTAATGTAATTTTTAAATTCATTTAGTATACTTTTTTAAAATAAAATGATACAATAATACAATAAAAACATTATAAAAATTAATTTTGAAAGGAATAAAAAAAATATATGAAAAAAAATAAATTTTTGACTGCAATATGTATGTTATCAACTTTTGTAGGGACAAATCTTCATGCAAAAACATCAAAAGGGAAAAAAACAGTAAAAGCTAAAACATCTCATAAACCTTTAAATGTAAAAAAAACACATAGTAGTGGTAATAGTGGGATTTATGGAGTTTCTGCAAAAAATAAAAGTGATCTTGTTGAAACAAAAATGTCAGAATTAAGGCAAAGACATAGAAAGGCAATGACTTCAGGAACGGCTCAAGAACGAAAAAGAGCGACTGTAGAAAAAAAACTTTTAACTTCTTACAGCAAATGGCGTGGAACAAGATATGCATTAGGAGGAGATTCTAGAAGGGGTATAGATTGTTCAGCATTAACACGTAGAGTTTATCGTGAAGTTTTCAATAAGGAGCTTCCGAGGGTTTCAACACAGCAAGTAAAACAAGGGACAAGAGTTTCAGCTAAAAATTTACGATCGGGAGATATTGTTTATTTTAAACCAGAAAATAGAACGAGTCATACAGCAGTTTATGTCGGTAACACATTATTTATCAATGCTTCCTCTTCAAAAGGGGTTGTAATGTCATCTTTAAAGAGTCCATACTGGAGAAAATATTTCAGATATGGAGTAAGAGTTCACAATGTTTAATATTTTTGAGCTTTATTGGAAATAAAAAAGGGAGAGCAGGAATTTTTATGAAAATATCAAAAAAATTAATAATAATGTTATTTGGGATATTATTAATAGGGTATGTTTTAAATGGAGCTGTTAAAAGAAAAAATCCTGTTATAAATGATAAACGCAGGGAACTTGTATTTAAAAAATTTAATTGCAATAAAAAAATATATACAGTAAATTATATTACAGATGAAACAGTTCAGCTTTTGGATATGAAAACATATAAAAAATGGCAGCTGGATAGGGTTGTATCTTCAAATGGAGAAAAATATAGCGATGAAAATGTCAAAATTCATATAAAGGGAAATCGTATGATGCTTACACAAAATGGAAGAAATACTTCTTGTCTTTTAGTCAAGTAATGCAGTTTTTTATTCAAAAAATAGCAATAAATCAATTCAGCAGTTTAAATTTATAAATTTAAAATTAATTTTATTATTAACAAGGGGATTCTAATCCCCTTGCCAAAAAATTCAAGACAAATCAATCATTTCAATTTATGTTACTTCAAAAATCAACTAAAATTTAAATAATTAAAAAATGGATAAGCATATTTAAGGCAAGGAATACAAGGATTGATGAATAAATCATAAGAATATGACATTTAAACTAAAATTGTTATAATTGTATTTTTTTTAAAAAATTATATGGTATAATATTAATAAAATAAACAGGGAGGAAGATTTGTATGAAAAAAATGCTATTAATAGCAATACTGCTAATAGGAGCAATAAGTTATGGAGCGGCAGGACTTGATTTAAAATTTAATACAGATGGAAAATTACATGAGGAAAAACTGTTAAATAGAAGCATAGTTTCGGAAGATACAGAGTTAGAAATAAGAAAAACAGGAAATGGAGAGTATGAAATCGTACGTTCTTCTGAGGAGCCTGACAGTGAAGCATCTGTTGAAAAAGCAACAGTGAAAAAAAATTCTATTTGTGATGAAACTATCTGCATTGGATATGATGTGGAATTGAAAAAGGCAGTATTCATAGATCCTGAAGATATGAGAGTTATTTATCCTGAATGGTAAAATTCGTGCATTTAACAAGAAGAGAGAAATAGGCAAAAAAAGAACAAAAAATAATTGTATAGCAATAGATGTTGTTGTTTGTGACTCTCATTTTTCTTTAATAAATTTACGATATAATAATTAATGAAAAATTGAATAATAAAAAAATGGAGAAAAACTTATGAAAAAACTATTTTTTACATTAACAGTACTATTAATGGGAGTTGTCGCATGTTCAAAATCTGGAAAAGATGAAAAAAAGGAAACGAAAGAAACGGAAATAAAGCAAGAAGTTAATAAAACAACGGCAGTTTCTTCAAGCAGCATAAAATCAGAAAGCAGTTATGAAACTCAAATATTGGAAAGAATGGAAGCAGTAAAAAAGGAAATTCAGCCAGCTTTGGATTCTGGAGTGACAGCAGACATGAATAATGCAATTCAAAAATTAGGAGATTCATGGGAAGCAGAAATGAAAAAGGTTTATGAATTGTTATTATCAAAATTATCAGAAAATGAAAAGGCAAAATTGCAAAAAGAGCAGGAAGAATGGATAAAAAAAGTTAAGGAAGATGTTGAAAAAAGCACTGAAGAGTCAGAAGGTGGAACAATATCAGGAACTCTAGGAGGAAATGCCTGGGCAAGTGGAATAGAGAAAAGAACTTTAGAATTGGCAAAAAGATATGATTTATTAAATAATAGATATGTTCGATAACCTAAGTTTTTTTATCTATACAAGGGGTTAAGACCCCTTGCTTCAAGATATTTATTTTATTAAATTCTAAGTTTGTATAATTATCGAACAGGTCTAATAAATAATATTTACAGATTAAAAAAATAATGAAGGAGAAACATTAGTTATGAAAAATAAAGTTTTTAAAATATTTGTAATTATGATTTTATCAGTAAATATAAGTTATGCAGGAAGTAATCCGAAAATAGATAAAGCAACATTTCAGGAAATAGATGCTGTATATGCAAAAGATAAAAATGGAGTTTATGTCTGGGAAAATAGAGGGTGGAAAAAATTAGAAGGAATAGATCCGATTACTTTTCAAATTATAAATATTAGCGGGAGTGCGCGTCGATATCTAAAAGATAAAAATGGAATTTACAATATTGATGGAGATAGTGATAATTTGGTACTGGAAAAATTACCGTATGATCCTCAGACGTATGAAGTGATAAATCAATTGTATTCAAAAGATAAAAACAATATTTATTATTCAAATAGAAAAATAATAGGAGCAGATTTACCTACATTCCAAATAGGAAGTGATGGTTTTTCAAAAGATAAAAATAATATTTATTTTGGGGGTAAGAAAATATTGGGTGTTGATAGAGACACCATTAAGATAATAGAACTTCCTTATATAAAGGATAAAAATAATGTTTACTATGGAAATAAAAAAATAGAAGGAGCAGATAAAAACACATTTGAATTAACATATGATTTTGGATCTGTAGTAAATGGATATTATTCAAAAGATAAAAACAATGTCTATTATGAAAATAAGAAATTAAAAGGTATAGATGTAAAAACATTTAAGAAAATAAGCAGATTAGTTGACAATTTTCTTATAGAAGATAAAAATGGATTTTACATTGTTGAGAAAGACGGAAGTATAGCTCCGATAGATGGTAAGGAAGTGGATATTGAAAATCTTTCACAGTTAGCAATCAAAACTAACTTGTATCACGATAAGGACAGTATGTATTTTGTAAAAAATCATAAACTTGTAAAAATAAAAGCTGCTCCTAAGGTTGATCCATATAATTTGTCGACATATAATGACAAATATATAAATAAGTATGATGTAGTTTATTACTTAGACACAGATGAAGGTGCATTTAAAAAACTTGAAAAAGCAGAAAGCCATCAGTTTAGTGCATATGGCAATACTGAATATGCAAAAGGAAGAAAAAACGTTTATTTTAAAGGTAAAATTTTAGCTGATGCTGATTATGAAAGTTTTGGTATGAAATATAATCATGAAAAGGATGTATATGAAATAAGAGATAAAAATAAAGTTTATGAAACAGTAAAAGCAGACTAGAAAAATAATAAGTAAAATAAAAACTCTCATTTTTCTTTAATAAAATTATGATATATTATTAGTGAAAAAATAAACAAAGAAGAAAAAATAGAAAGCGGAGGGAACGAAAATGAAAAAAATTATTATGGCATTATTGCTATTGATGGGAGTCATTGGGTTTTCAGAAGAAGAATTTAGTTACAAAGGTTATGATTTGCCTTTCACAAGCGATGGAAAACTGCATGAGGAAATATTGCTGAAAAGAGAGATATCAGCAGATGATACTTCAATAGAAATCAAAAAATTGAAAAATGGGAAGTATCAGTTCTGGGATTACGCTTCTGATACTGGAGATGAAAATGAGCCGCCACGAATTACAAATGCAGTTAAGGAAAAAAATGTGCTTTGTGATGAATATATCTGTATTGGATACGATACAAAATTAAAAGATCCAGTAATTTTGAATAGAAAAACGAAAAGAATAATTAGTATTGTACGAGAAAATCATGATAAAATTGATGATCCTGAACATTTGAAAGAGTTCCCTGAAGATAATCCTGAAATGTATAAATTATACCGTGATTATTATAAACTGTATAAATAAGTTGTGATTAAGAAATGATAAATTTAAACAATTATTAAAAAAGTATTGTTTTTAATTATGGCGTTAGCTGTGATACCAGCATTTGCGATAAAGGTTACGACAGATGGAAAATATAATCAGGATATAATTAATATCTGAATTTTATTGAAAATTAAGTTGACTAAAAAAGGGGTTTGTGGTTTAATACAAAATATAAAAAATAATAAAAATAAGGAGTTGATAAAAAATGAGAAAATTATTATTAATAGCAGGATTATTAGTTATAGGAGCTGTTACATTTGCAGGAAATTATGAAAATGAATTGACAGAAAGAATGAAAGTTTCAGAAGAAAAAGCACAAGCTGGATGGGATAGCGGAGTAAGAGCCGATATGGTTAATGCTTCACTGAATTTGGATACTGAATGGGAAAAAGAATTAAACGATGTGTATAATTTGATTTTGAAAAAATTGCCAGCAAAAGAAAAAATAAAATTTAAAGCTGAACAGAATAAATGGATAAAAGATAGAAAAGTTAAAGTTCAGAAAGCGTATGATAAATATACAAAGGAAGAAGGACCTAGAATGGCTGGAGAGCTAGCTGCTAGTGAAAGACTGAGTATAACAAAGGAAAGGGCTTTGGAACTAGCAAAAAGATACGATAAAATGAATGTGAAAAAATAAAAAATATATTTTAATTAAGGAGATTATTATGAAAAAAATATTATTATTAGGAATGCTGCTTGCAGGAGCGATTGTGTTTGCAGGGAAATATGAAGATGGAATGACAGAAAGAATGAAAGTTGCAGAAGAAAAATTTCAGCCAGCCTTGAATTCTGGAGTTACAGCAGATATGAATGATGCAACTCAAAAATTAGGTAAATTATGGGAAACAGAAATGAGAAAAATTTATGATTTACTTTTATCAGAATTGCCAGAAAAGGAAAAAGTAGAATTGCAAGAAGAACAGGAAAAATGGGCAAAAAAAATTAAAGATGAGATTGCAAAAGATGCTGAAGAATCAAAAGGAGGAACAATAGGAACGTTTAATGTTTTGGGAACTGCATTAGGCAATACAGAAAAAAGAGCTTTGGAATTGGCAAAAAGATACGATAAATTAAACAAATAAGAAATCCTAATAAATTTAGGGCTTGAGTAAAATAGTTATAGTTTTTGAGTTCTGTTTTGAATAAGTTTTACTATAAAAGGAAATAGTGTAAAATTTCAGCTATTTCCTTATTTTTTTTGTCAGCTCTTTTAATTCTGCTTCATGTAGTCTTATTTTTTATTATTTTTCTAAATAAAAAAACGCCATCTGTCAAATATTTATAAAAAATAAATTTTTAAAAATACAGATTTCTTGGCGCAATTTTAAATGAATTTATTAGTCTCTAATAGTTGCTAACAATTCTCCTAATACTTCAACTGCTTGTTCAGCATCAGGTCCTTCAGCATGAATTGTAACTTCTGAACCATTTTTAATTCCAATTGATAATAATTTCAATAAAGATTTTCCGTTTACTTTTTTCCCTTCATTTTCAACTTCTACTTTACTTTCAAATTCTTTTGCTTTAGCAACAAATACTCCACCTGGTCTTGTATGTAATCCTGTAGGATTTGTCATAGTAACTGTTTTACTTGCCATTATTAGTCCTCCTTAAATATCATTACTTTAATTTTACAACAGTTTTTGGCATTTGTCAATAAGTATGAAAAACATTTTTTTGATTAAAAGGAAAGATACATAATAATCTAATTTTATAGAACATTTTTTAAAGAGATTTTT
This window encodes:
- a CDS encoding HPr family phosphocarrier protein is translated as MASKTVTMTNPTGLHTRPGGVFVAKAKEFESKVEVENEGKKVNGKSLLKLLSIGIKNGSEVTIHAEGPDAEQAVEVLGELLATIRD
- a CDS encoding NlpC/P60 family protein — its product is MKKNKFLTAICMLSTFVGTNLHAKTSKGKKTVKAKTSHKPLNVKKTHSSGNSGIYGVSAKNKSDLVETKMSELRQRHRKAMTSGTAQERKRATVEKKLLTSYSKWRGTRYALGGDSRRGIDCSALTRRVYREVFNKELPRVSTQQVKQGTRVSAKNLRSGDIVYFKPENRTSHTAVYVGNTLFINASSSKGVVMSSLKSPYWRKYFRYGVRVHNV
- a CDS encoding MliC family protein, giving the protein MKISKKLIIMLFGILLIGYVLNGAVKRKNPVINDKRRELVFKKFNCNKKIYTVNYITDETVQLLDMKTYKKWQLDRVVSSNGEKYSDENVKIHIKGNRMMLTQNGRNTSCLLVK
- a CDS encoding lysozyme inhibitor LprI family protein, producing the protein MRKLLLIAGLLVIGAVTFAGNYENELTERMKVSEEKAQAGWDSGVRADMVNASLNLDTEWEKELNDVYNLILKKLPAKEKIKFKAEQNKWIKDRKVKVQKAYDKYTKEEGPRMAGELAASERLSITKERALELAKRYDKMNVKK
- a CDS encoding META domain-containing protein; translated protein: MKKMSILIGIFTVFLLNCFVLSAYSKKQNVYNLNGTSWELAQVSRKGKNVVIPKEAKITINFLENEINGFSGINNYSGDYTVKNNFTLSADVATTLMAGPENLMNIEQNFLDILQSFPKISYNTSTLTLSNKKEVWTFKVLTLNKKLKNTSWKLLNMDGKDISKLISKNDNNITLSFNENGINGNSGINNYFGKYEIVNNNIKVSPLGSTEMAGPENLMKIEREFLKLLENSKKIKLSNQKTLVLTTDKGKTLIFEKIYQ
- a CDS encoding DKNYY domain-containing protein, producing the protein MKNKVFKIFVIMILSVNISYAGSNPKIDKATFQEIDAVYAKDKNGVYVWENRGWKKLEGIDPITFQIINISGSARRYLKDKNGIYNIDGDSDNLVLEKLPYDPQTYEVINQLYSKDKNNIYYSNRKIIGADLPTFQIGSDGFSKDKNNIYFGGKKILGVDRDTIKIIELPYIKDKNNVYYGNKKIEGADKNTFELTYDFGSVVNGYYSKDKNNVYYENKKLKGIDVKTFKKISRLVDNFLIEDKNGFYIVEKDGSIAPIDGKEVDIENLSQLAIKTNLYHDKDSMYFVKNHKLVKIKAAPKVDPYNLSTYNDKYINKYDVVYYLDTDEGAFKKLEKAESHQFSAYGNTEYAKGRKNVYFKGKILADADYESFGMKYNHEKDVYEIRDKNKVYETVKAD
- a CDS encoding lysozyme inhibitor LprI family protein yields the protein MKKLFFTLTVLLMGVVACSKSGKDEKKETKETEIKQEVNKTTAVSSSSIKSESSYETQILERMEAVKKEIQPALDSGVTADMNNAIQKLGDSWEAEMKKVYELLLSKLSENEKAKLQKEQEEWIKKVKEDVEKSTEESEGGTISGTLGGNAWASGIEKRTLELAKRYDLLNNRYVR
- a CDS encoding lysozyme inhibitor LprI family protein, with translation MKKILLLGMLLAGAIVFAGKYEDGMTERMKVAEEKFQPALNSGVTADMNDATQKLGKLWETEMRKIYDLLLSELPEKEKVELQEEQEKWAKKIKDEIAKDAEESKGGTIGTFNVLGTALGNTEKRALELAKRYDKLNK
- the aphA gene encoding acid phosphatase AphA, whose amino-acid sequence is MKKALLFLFAASVIFAAGPKVPYTHEGFYSTDKVQKAVHFVSVDDIKKSLEGKGPINVSFDIDDTLLHSSGYFNYGQYHFQIPGDKRGAVSYLYNQKFWDYVAENGDEHSIPKQSAKDLIKMHLERGDNVFFITGRTKHSKDKNYTSTKLSKTLQRYFDLPKEVYVEYTADTPTGGYKYDKSFYIKKHNVSIHYGDSDDDILAAREVGIRGIRVQRAYNSTNPQKMNGGYGEEVLINSAW